From the Rissa tridactyla isolate bRisTri1 chromosome 20, bRisTri1.patW.cur.20221130, whole genome shotgun sequence genome, one window contains:
- the DBNL gene encoding drebrin-like protein isoform X1, with the protein MALNLSKNGRALQEAYGRVVAAGSPTDWALFTYEGNSNDLRVACCGDGGLEEMVEELNSGKVMYAFCRVKDPNSGLPKYVLINWTGEGVNDVRKGACANHVSTVANFLKGAHVTINARAEEDVEPELIMEKVAKASGANYNFHKESSKFQDSGPQAPVGSVYQKTNAMSEIKRVNKDNFWAKAEKDEENRRLEEKRRAEEERQRLERERRERELQEAAGREQRYKARSNEIEAQKRLQQQQEAENRDKEQQQWKEQAEEYEARQRKGVKRSESVEKAQEAASLVAQRAVNPRDIFKQREKSVPAETVMASQPGKLRSPFLQKEVNSVPSPASPVSPARGAPPASFAPSNAWGTPPASPVPTAGQDSGYNSSIPASHADEANLYEEPPDTSAIYEEPPQDQVDDAKYRYPVEYQLAPDLAGKGLCARALYDYQAADDTEISFDPENIITNIEMIDEGWWRGYGPDGHFGMFPANYVELIE; encoded by the exons ATGGCGCTGAACCTCAGCAAGAACGGGCGGGCGCTGCAGGAGGCCTACGGGCGGGTggtggcggcggggagccccACGGACtg ggctcTGTTTACCTACGAAGGCAACAGCAATGACCTGCGCGTGGCCTGCTGCGGAG ATGGTGGCCTGGAGGAGATGGTGGAGGAGCTCAACAGCGGGAAGGTGATGTATGCCTTCTGCAGGGTGAAGGATCCCAACTCCGGCCTGCCCAAATATGTCCTCATCAACTGG ACTGGCGAAGGCGTGAACGACGTGAGGAAAGGAGCCTGCGCCAACCACGTCAGCACCGTGGCGAACTTCCTAAAG GGGGCTCATGTCACTATCAACGCTCGTGCAGAGGAGGACGTGGAGCCTGAGCTCATCATGGAGAAGGTTGCCAAGGCCTCTGGGGCCAACTACAACTTCCACAAGGAGAGCAGCAAGTTCCAGGACTCGGGCCCTCAAGCTCCCGTG ggCTCTGTCTACCAGAAGACGAACGCAATGTCCGAAATCAAGAGAGTCAACAAAGATAATTTCTGGGCCAAAGCGGAG aaagatgaagaaaaccgtcggctggaggagaagaggagagcGGAGGAGGAGCGGCAGCGGCTGGAGAGAGAGCGTCGGGAGcgggagctgcaggaggcagcGGGGCGAGAACAGAGATATAAAGCAAGATCCAACGAAATTGAAGCCCAGAA GagactccagcagcagcaggaggctgagAACAGggacaaagagcagcagcaatgg AAGGAACAAGCCGAGGAGTACGAGGCCAGGCAGCGGAAGGGCGTCAAGAGAAGCGAGTCGGTGGAGAAAGCCCAG GAGGCGGCCTCGCTGGTGGCGCAGAGGGCGGTGAACCCCCGGGACATCTTCAAGCAGAGGGAGAAGTCGGTGCCGGCGGAGACAGTGATGGCTTCCCAGCCAG GCAAGCTTCGCAGCCCTTTCCTGCAGAAGGAGGTGAACTCTGTGCCCAGTCCTGCCTCTCCCGTCTCTCCTGCCCGAGGGGCTCCCCCAGCATCCTTTGCCCCCTCCAATGCTTGGGGGACGCCTCCAGCCTCTCCGGTACCCACTGCAG gacAAGACTCCGGGTACAATTCAAGCATCCCAGCTTCCCATGCGGATGAGGCAAATCTGTACGAGGAGCCGCCAGACACCTCGGCCATCTATGAAGAGCCCCCTCAG GATCAAGTCGACGATGCCAAATACAGGTACCCGGTGGAGTACCAGCTGGCGCCGGACCTGGCGGGGAAGGGGCTGTGTGCGCGGGCACTCTACGACTACCAGGCTG CCGACGACACCGAGATCTCGTTTGACCCGGAGAACATCATCACCAACATCGAGATGATCGACGAGGGCTGGTGGCGTGGCTACGGGCCCGATGGCCACTTCGGCATGTTCCCTGCTAATTACGTGGAACTGATAGAGtga
- the DBNL gene encoding drebrin-like protein isoform X2 yields MALNLSKNGRALQEAYGRVVAAGSPTDWALFTYEGNSNDLRVACCGDGGLEEMVEELNSGKVMYAFCRVKDPNSGLPKYVLINWTGEGVNDVRKGACANHVSTVANFLKGAHVTINARAEEDVEPELIMEKVAKASGANYNFHKESSKFQDSGPQAPVGSVYQKTNAMSEIKRVNKDNFWAKAEKDEENRRLEEKRRAEEERQRLERERRERELQEAAGREQRYKARSNEIEAQKRLQQQQEAENRDKEQQQWKEQAEEYEARQRKGVKRSESVEKAQEAASLVAQRAVNPRDIFKQREKSVPAETVMASQPGQDSGYNSSIPASHADEANLYEEPPDTSAIYEEPPQDQVDDAKYRYPVEYQLAPDLAGKGLCARALYDYQAADDTEISFDPENIITNIEMIDEGWWRGYGPDGHFGMFPANYVELIE; encoded by the exons ATGGCGCTGAACCTCAGCAAGAACGGGCGGGCGCTGCAGGAGGCCTACGGGCGGGTggtggcggcggggagccccACGGACtg ggctcTGTTTACCTACGAAGGCAACAGCAATGACCTGCGCGTGGCCTGCTGCGGAG ATGGTGGCCTGGAGGAGATGGTGGAGGAGCTCAACAGCGGGAAGGTGATGTATGCCTTCTGCAGGGTGAAGGATCCCAACTCCGGCCTGCCCAAATATGTCCTCATCAACTGG ACTGGCGAAGGCGTGAACGACGTGAGGAAAGGAGCCTGCGCCAACCACGTCAGCACCGTGGCGAACTTCCTAAAG GGGGCTCATGTCACTATCAACGCTCGTGCAGAGGAGGACGTGGAGCCTGAGCTCATCATGGAGAAGGTTGCCAAGGCCTCTGGGGCCAACTACAACTTCCACAAGGAGAGCAGCAAGTTCCAGGACTCGGGCCCTCAAGCTCCCGTG ggCTCTGTCTACCAGAAGACGAACGCAATGTCCGAAATCAAGAGAGTCAACAAAGATAATTTCTGGGCCAAAGCGGAG aaagatgaagaaaaccgtcggctggaggagaagaggagagcGGAGGAGGAGCGGCAGCGGCTGGAGAGAGAGCGTCGGGAGcgggagctgcaggaggcagcGGGGCGAGAACAGAGATATAAAGCAAGATCCAACGAAATTGAAGCCCAGAA GagactccagcagcagcaggaggctgagAACAGggacaaagagcagcagcaatgg AAGGAACAAGCCGAGGAGTACGAGGCCAGGCAGCGGAAGGGCGTCAAGAGAAGCGAGTCGGTGGAGAAAGCCCAG GAGGCGGCCTCGCTGGTGGCGCAGAGGGCGGTGAACCCCCGGGACATCTTCAAGCAGAGGGAGAAGTCGGTGCCGGCGGAGACAGTGATGGCTTCCCAGCCAG gacAAGACTCCGGGTACAATTCAAGCATCCCAGCTTCCCATGCGGATGAGGCAAATCTGTACGAGGAGCCGCCAGACACCTCGGCCATCTATGAAGAGCCCCCTCAG GATCAAGTCGACGATGCCAAATACAGGTACCCGGTGGAGTACCAGCTGGCGCCGGACCTGGCGGGGAAGGGGCTGTGTGCGCGGGCACTCTACGACTACCAGGCTG CCGACGACACCGAGATCTCGTTTGACCCGGAGAACATCATCACCAACATCGAGATGATCGACGAGGGCTGGTGGCGTGGCTACGGGCCCGATGGCCACTTCGGCATGTTCCCTGCTAATTACGTGGAACTGATAGAGtga
- the CAPG gene encoding macrophage-capping protein → MYTPLPKSGSPFGPAATRPGLHIWRVEKLRPVEVPEATWGVFFSGDAYLVLHNGPDERAHLHLWMGRDSSRDEQGACALLSTQLNALLGERPVTHREVQGNESDVFMEYFPRGVTYQEGGVDSAFKATRPGAGPTRKLYQVKGKKNIRASERDLRWASFNTGDCFILDLGETLFVWCGARCNVLERNRAQELAAAIRDGERGGKALLEIVVDGEEPPEMLQVLGPKPTLQEGSPEEDVVADQRNAGAAILYKVSDATGSMKLSQVATSSPFSQSLLCSDDCFVLDNGASGKVYVWKGCKANEQERQAALKVAEEVIARMGHSPRTQVEILPQGRETPLFKQFFASWK, encoded by the exons ATGTACACCCCACTCCCCAAAAG TGGTTCCCCCTtcggccccgccgccacccgccCGGGGCTGCACATCTGGCGGGTGGAGAAGCTGCGGCCGGTGGAGGTCCCTGAGGCGACGTGGGGTGTCTTCTTCTCGGGGGACGCCTACCTGGTGCTGCACAACGGGCCGGACGAGCGAGCCCACCTCCACCTCTGGATGG GCCGGGACTCCTCGCGGGACGAGCAGGGTGCCTGCGCCCTCCTCTCCACGCAGCTGAACGCGCTGCTGGGCGAGCGCCCCGTGACACACCGCGAGGTGCAGGGCAACGAGTCCGACGTCTTCATGGAGTACTTCCCCCGCGGCGTCACCTACCAG GAGGGCGGCGTGGACTCGGCGTTCAAGGCCACCCGTCCCGGTGCCGGCCCCACGCGCAAGCTCTATCAGGTGAAGGGCAAGAAGAACATCCGGGCGAGCGAGCGGGACCTGCGCTGGGCCAGCTTCAACACCGGCGACTGCTTCATCCTCGACCTGGGCGAG ACCCTCTTCGTCTGGTGTGGGGCCAGGTGCAACGTGCTGGAGCGCAACAGGGCGCAGGAGCTGGCTGCGGCCATCCGGGATGGCGAGCGGGGTGGCAAGGCTCTGCTGGAGATTGTGGTGGACGGTGAGGAGCCACCTGAGATGCTCCAG GTGCTGGGCCCCAAGCCCACCTTGCAGGAGGGCAGCCCCGAGGAGGACGTTGTGGCCGATCAGAGAAATGCGGGGGCAGCCATCCTCTATAAG GTGTCGGACGCGACGGGGAGCATGAAGCTGAGCCaggtggccaccagcagcccctTCAGCCAGAGCCTGCTCTGCTCCGATGACTGCTTTGTGCTGGACAACGGTGCCAGCGGGAAGGTCTACGTCTGGAAag GGTGCAAGGCCAACGAGCAGGAGCGCCAGGCGGCCCTGAAAGTGGCCGAGGAGGTCATTGCCCGCATGGGTCACTCACCCCGGACACAG GTGGAAATCCTGCCCCAGGGCCGCGAGACGCCCCTCTTCAAGCAGTTCTTCGCCAGCTGGAAGTGA
- the AEBP1 gene encoding adipocyte enhancer-binding protein 1, with translation MGLTGPPRSCLLLTAALLPLLPPGAAPDPAAPPALTDAEIEAFLRGFLGPAERGDGDGDGDGTELGFDTELGIGPGTGPGSPGRLTEPEKPKKGKKEKPPKPTKKPKERPRGSKKDKDRDRDRDRDRDRGKDKPSKKPKEKPPKGSEKLPKGSKKPKEKPPKEKPPKATKKPSGKKPLGLPTTPPEPPTAPQPPRREDDVGTPRLPEQPSPYEEEEDGGGRGELEEPPSEPWGLGREDWSPEPESDVPEETEPPTLDYNEQLEREDYEDFEYIRRQQKPRKPPRRKKPERVWPQPEEPPPTRHPPPPVPVTEGDYEEGFEPPDYDDCDTGCPPPPKPRKHPDKEDEMETDEEKLKPWKPKKGGSSKEEEEEEDPWAEEKGWDRKGKPKKPGGKKWEPDEDEWAPPEKTKCPPIGLESHRIDDDQILASSMLRHGLGAQRGRLNMQAGTNEDDFFDGAWCAEDDSRAHWIEVDTRRTTKFTGVITQGRDSQIHEDFVTSFYVGFSNDSQNWVMYTNGYEEMMFYGNVDKDTPVLTEFPEPMVARYIRIYPQTWNGSLCLRLEVLGCPLSTISSYYAQQNEVTSTDNLDFRHHTYKDMRQLMKVVNEECPTITRIYNIGKSSRGLKIYAMEISDNPGEHETGEPEFRYTAGLHGNEVLGRELLLLLMQFLCKEYQDGNPRVRSLVTETRIHLVPSLNPDGYELAREAGSELGNWALGHWTEEGYDLFENFPDLASALWAAEERRLVPHKFPNHHIPIPEHYLAEDATVAVETRAVMAWMDKNPFVLGANLQGGEKLVSYPFDTSRPVSEMPAAARRPPDDYEDDNPELQETPDHAIFRWLAISYASAHLTMTETFRGGCHTQDMTNAMGIVQGAKWHPRAGSMNDFSYLHTNCLELSIYLGCDKFPHESELQQEWENNKESLLTFMEQVHRGIKGLVTDQQGEPIANATIVVGGINHNIKTASGGDYWRILNPGEYRVSARAEGYNPSVKTCSVFYDIGATQCNFVLSRSNWKRIREIMAMNGNRPIRRIVPGRPMTPRERMRLRMRLRHRMRLREQMRLRRLNATTATSGPTAPPPTTALPFPFSSTAYAPWSQEPPTASTWEMETETEVVTELVTETEAWELGTGTVQPFTTAETYTVNFGD, from the exons ATGGGGCTGACGGGGCCGccccgctcctgcctcctgctgacggccgcgctgctgccgctgctgccgcccggggccgccccggaccccgccgcgccgcccgcgctCACCGACGCCGAGATCGAAGCGTTTCTGCGGGGTTTCCTCGGGCCCGCGGAGCGCGGGGACGGCGACGGCGACGGGGATGGCACCGAGCTGGGCTTCGACACCGAGCTGGGCAtcggccccggcaccggccccg gCTCCCCGGGGCGGCTGACGGAGCCCGAGAAACCcaagaaggggaagaaggaaaaacctCCCAAACCCACCAAGAAGCCCAAGGAGAGACCCCGGGGCTCCAAGaaggacaaggacagggacagggacagggacagggacagggacaggggcaaGGACAAGCCCTCCAAGAAGCCCAAGGAAAAGCCCCCAAAAGGCTCCGAAAAACTTCCAAAAGGCTCCAAAAAGCCCAAGGAAAAGCCACCCAAGGAGAAGCCACCCAAGGCCACCAAAAAACCCTCTGGCAAGAAGCCACTGGGGCTACCAACCACCCCCCCGGAGCCTCCtactgccccgcagcccccacggcgTGAGGACGACGTGGGGACACCCCGGTTACCAGAACAGCCATCACCctatgaggaggaagaggatggaggtGGCCGAG gggagctggaggagccaCCGAGCGAGCCCTGGGGTCTGGGCCGGGAGGACTGGAGTCCCGAGCCTGAGTCTG ACGTCCCCGAGGAGACGGAGCCACCGACGCTGGACTACAACGAGCAGCTGGAGCGGGAGGACTATGAGGACT TCGAGTACATCCGCCGGCAGCAGAAACCCCGCAAGCCCCCCAGGAGGAAGAAACCCGAGAGAGTCTGGCCCCAGCCTGAGGAGCCAC ccccaacacG ccacccccccccgcccgtgCCGGTGACCGAAGGGGACTATGAGGAGGGCTTCGAGCCACCTGACTACGATGACTGTGA TacgggctgccccccccccccgaaacccAGGAAACACCCGGACAAAGAGGATGAGATGGAGACGGACGAGGAGAAACTCAAACCCT GGAAGCCCAAGAAAGGCGGCAGcagcaaggaagaggaggaggaggaggaccccTGGGCAGAGGAGAAGGGCTGGGACCGCAAAG GAAAACCCAAAAAACCGGGAGGGAAGAAGTGGGAGCCGGACGAGGACGAATGGGCCCCTCCAGAGAAGACAA AATGTCCACCCATCGGCCTGGAGTCCCACCGCATCGATGACGACCAGATCCTGGCCTCCTCCATGCTGCGCCACGGGCTGGGTGCCCAGCGCGGGCGCCTCAACATGCAG GCGGGTACCAACGAGGATGATTTCTTCGACGGGGCTTGGTGCGCCGAGGACGACAGCCGGGCGCACTGGATCGAGGTGGACACCCGCCGCACCACCAAGTTCACTGGTGTCATCACCCAGGGCCGTGACTCCCAGATCCA CGAGGACTTTGTCACCAGCTTCTACGTGGGCTTCAGCAACGACAGCCAGAACTGGGTGATGTACACCAACGGCTACGAGGAGATG ATGTTTTACGGCAACGTGGACAAGGACACACCGGTGCTGACTGAGTTCCCCGAGCCCATGGTGGCCCGTTACATCCGCATCTACCCCCAGACGTGGAACGGCAGTCTCTGCCTGCGCCTCGAGGTCCTGGGCTGCCCCCTCTCCA CCATCAGCAGCTACTACGCCCAGCAGAACGAGGTGACCTCCACGGACAACCTGGATTTCCGCCACCACACCTACAAGGACATGAGGCAG CTGATGAAGGTGGTGAACGAGGAGTGTCCCACCATCACCCGCATCTACAACATCGGCAAGAGCTCACGGGGGCTGAAGATCTACGCCATGGAGATCTCCGACAACCCGGGCGAGCACGAGACgg GCGAGCCCGAGTTCAGGTACACGGCGGGGCTGCACGGGAACGAAGTGCTGggccgggagctgctgctcctgctcatgCAGTTCCTGTGCAAGGAATACCAGGACGGCAACCCCCGGGTGCGGAGCCTGGTGACCGAAACCCGCATCCACCTCGTGCCCTCCCTCAACCCCGACGGCTACGAGCTGGCCCGCGAAGCG GGCTCCGAACTGGGCAACTGGGCACTGGGCCACTGGACAGAGGAGGGCTACGACCTCTTTGAGAACTTCCCTGACTTGGCTTCGGCGCTGTGGGCGGCCGAGGAGAGGAGGCTGGTGCCCCACAAGTTCCCCAACCACCACATCCCCATCCCGGAGCACTACCTGGCCGAGGATGCCACG GTGGCGGTGGAGACACGGGCAGTGATGGCGTGGATGGACAAGAACCCCTTCGTGCTGGGAGCCAACCTGCAGGGCGGGGAGAAGCTGGTGTCCTACCCCTTTGACACGTCCCGGCCCGTCAGCGAGATGCCGGCAGCCGCCCGTCGCCCGCCGGATGACTACGAGGACGACAATCCTGAGCTGCAGGAGACGCCTGACCATGCCATCTTCCGCTGGCTCGCCATCTCCTACGCTTCGGCCCACCTCACCATGACCGAGACCTTCCGCGGGGGCTGCCACACGCAGGACATGACCAACGCCATGGGCATTGTGCAGGGGGCCAAGTGGCACCCGCGGGCCGGCA GCATGAACGACTTCAGCTACCTGCACACCAACTGCCTGGAGCTCTCCATCTACCTGGGCTGCGACAAGTTCCCCCATGAGAGCGAGCTGCAGCAGGAGTGGGAGAACAATAAGGAGTCGCTGCTCACCTTCATGGAGCAG GTCCATCGGGGCATCAAGGGCTTGGTGACAGACCAGCAGGGAGAACCCATCGCCAACGCCACCATCGTCGTGGGGGGCATCAACCACAACATCAAGACAG CCAGCGGCGGGGACTACTGGCGCATCCTGAACCCGGGCGAGTACCGCGTCTCGGCTCGGGCCGAGGGCTACAACCCCAGCGTCAAGACCTGCAGCGTCTTCTACGACATCGGGGCCACCCAGTGCAACTTCGTCCTGTCGCGCTCCAACTGGAAACGCATCCGGGAGATCATGGCCATGAACGGGAACCGGCCCATCCGCCGCATCGTGCCCGGCCGCCCCATGACGCCCCGCGAACGCATGCGCCTGCGTATGCGCCTCCGGCACCGCATGCGGCTCCGGGAGCAGATGAGGCTGCGGCGACTCAATGCCACCACGGCCACCagcggccccacagccccgccgCCCACTAcggccctgcccttccccttcagcagcACTGCCTACGCGCCCTGGAGCCAAGAGCCACCCACAGCCAGCACCTGGGAGATGGAGACCGAAACGGAGGTGGTGACCGAGCTGGTGACGGAGACGGAGGCCTGGGAGCTGGGCACAGGGACAGTGCAGCCCTTCACCACGGCCGAGACCTACACCGTGAACTTTGGTGACTAG